The following proteins come from a genomic window of Pseudomonas putida:
- a CDS encoding L,D-transpeptidase family protein, with protein sequence MLPRFPAVTRCLTLAGLLVAGPAVALELPLPPPGEDVVGQVQVIKAKYEDTFADIGTANDLGYLEMIAANPGVDPWLPGAGTEIILPTRYVLPPGPREGVVINLAEYRMYYFPKGQSVVYTFPLGIGREGWGSPIANTKIIAKTPNPTWTPPASIRAEHAADGDILPTVVPAGPDNPLGPYKFTLGVPGYLIHGSNKKFGIGMRTSHGCFRMFNNNVLELSKMVPVGTPVRIINEPYKFGISGGKVYLEAHTPLDDNGDPSVVDKHTAVINALLKREDLASNVRMNWDMVRDVVAAEDGMPVEIAVPVDNQGTAPMVSSIPPELQ encoded by the coding sequence ATGTTGCCGCGCTTTCCCGCCGTCACCCGCTGCCTGACCCTGGCCGGCCTGCTGGTAGCAGGCCCCGCCGTTGCACTGGAGTTGCCGCTGCCGCCTCCGGGTGAAGACGTCGTTGGCCAGGTGCAGGTGATCAAGGCCAAGTACGAGGACACCTTTGCCGACATCGGTACAGCCAACGACCTCGGCTACCTGGAGATGATCGCCGCCAACCCGGGTGTGGACCCGTGGCTGCCGGGCGCCGGTACCGAGATCATCCTGCCGACCCGTTACGTGCTTCCGCCGGGGCCCCGCGAGGGCGTTGTCATCAACCTTGCGGAATACCGGATGTACTACTTCCCGAAAGGGCAGAGTGTGGTGTACACCTTCCCGCTGGGAATCGGTCGTGAAGGCTGGGGTTCCCCCATCGCCAACACCAAGATCATTGCCAAGACCCCAAACCCGACCTGGACGCCACCGGCCTCGATCCGTGCCGAACATGCCGCCGACGGTGACATCCTGCCAACCGTGGTTCCGGCCGGGCCAGACAACCCGCTAGGGCCGTACAAATTCACCCTGGGTGTGCCGGGGTACCTGATCCACGGTTCTAACAAGAAGTTCGGCATTGGTATGCGTACCAGCCATGGTTGCTTCCGCATGTTCAACAACAATGTGCTGGAGCTGTCGAAGATGGTCCCGGTCGGTACGCCGGTGCGTATCATCAACGAGCCTTACAAGTTCGGAATCAGTGGTGGCAAGGTATACCTCGAGGCGCACACGCCGCTTGATGACAACGGCGACCCGTCGGTAGTCGACAAGCACACTGCGGTCATCAACGCGCTGCTCAAGCGCGAAGACCTGGCCAGCAATGTGCGTATGAACTGGGACATGGTCCGCGACGTGGTCGCTGCAGAGGATGGCATGCCGGTAGAGATTGCCGTGCCAGTCGACAACCAGGGTACAGCTCCCATGGTGTCGAGCATTCCACCAGAACTGCAGTAA
- a CDS encoding GNAT family N-acetyltransferase, with the protein MSEALTIHHDQAGHQFETNVDGHRAYLTYMDLGKQTLDIYRTFVPNALRGRGIAAALTEKALEYAEQMGYTVIPSCSYVERYMERKQRHSSKA; encoded by the coding sequence ATGAGTGAAGCGCTGACCATCCACCATGACCAGGCCGGTCATCAGTTCGAGACCAACGTGGACGGTCATCGTGCCTACCTGACGTACATGGATCTGGGCAAGCAGACGCTGGATATCTATCGCACCTTCGTTCCGAATGCCCTGCGCGGCCGCGGGATCGCTGCAGCGCTGACCGAAAAGGCCCTGGAATACGCTGAACAGATGGGCTACACGGTGATTCCTTCCTGCTCGTACGTGGAGCGTTACATGGAGCGCAAGCAGCGTCATTCGAGCAAGGCCTGA
- a CDS encoding DoxX family protein, producing MNNAIIKLLSTRAGLGLSVIRILVGIIFMAHGAQKLFGLFGGYGLEGTGQWMESIGLAPGYLMALLSGSAEFFGGLALVIGLLARPAALALTVTLVVAIFSVHIGNGLFMSNNGYEFALALLAGTVAVLIEGAGRFSVDRLIAR from the coding sequence ATGAACAACGCAATCATCAAACTGCTCTCCACCCGCGCCGGCCTGGGCCTGAGCGTAATTCGCATCCTGGTCGGCATCATCTTCATGGCGCACGGTGCGCAGAAACTCTTCGGCCTGTTCGGTGGCTACGGGTTGGAGGGCACCGGCCAGTGGATGGAGAGCATCGGCCTGGCCCCCGGTTACCTGATGGCCCTGTTGTCCGGCAGCGCCGAGTTCTTCGGCGGCCTGGCCCTGGTGATCGGCCTGCTGGCTCGCCCGGCGGCTCTGGCGTTGACAGTGACGCTGGTGGTGGCAATCTTCTCGGTGCACATCGGTAACGGCCTGTTCATGTCCAACAATGGCTATGAGTTCGCCCTGGCGTTGCTGGCGGGTACCGTCGCGGTACTGATCGAAGGCGCTGGTCGCTTCTCCGTAGACCGATTGATCGCCCGCTGA
- a CDS encoding transglycosylase SLT domain-containing protein: MLRYLLALLLAFGLMSVGPAYARLPGPQQNVPVSKARDLEQIRSSKVLRVLVNQSRNSSGEVKGEPVGIEYYRLRALEHYLNARAGDGQQVQLKLIPRAKEQLLGALQRGEGDLAAPGELLDPSLVGGVNSSAPVLDQVPLWLVGRKGERSFTRVEQLSGRTVALTSASAAGALIQQINQHLALRKRPPVKIEWVDSTLAVEDVLEMVQAGIYHLTVVERPIALRWARVMPRLRLDSRLQLGPPQAMRWYVRRDATLLQATVDRFLQGYRAPENQDAAFERIYRRQYRVHNPLARKDRQRLASVRAVLQKHGQAQQIDWLNLAALAFKESTLNPAARGSGGAHGLMQITPAAAQRVGVSNTATVDGNVQASARYLALIRRKFFASPQINERERMAFVLAAYNLGPERVQAMRVEARKRGLNGNQWFFQTERVAMEQVGMGPVNFVNSVNKYFLAFNRERAVLERRAKR; the protein is encoded by the coding sequence ATGCTGCGATACCTGCTCGCCCTGCTGCTGGCGTTTGGCCTGATGAGCGTCGGTCCCGCCTACGCACGCCTGCCGGGGCCGCAGCAGAACGTGCCGGTGAGCAAGGCCCGTGACCTTGAACAGATCCGCAGCAGCAAGGTGCTGCGGGTACTGGTCAATCAAAGTCGCAATAGCTCCGGTGAGGTCAAGGGCGAGCCCGTCGGTATCGAGTACTACCGCTTGCGTGCGCTTGAGCATTACCTCAACGCTCGGGCCGGCGACGGGCAACAGGTGCAGCTCAAACTCATCCCCAGAGCCAAAGAGCAACTACTCGGGGCCCTGCAGCGCGGTGAGGGCGACCTTGCCGCCCCGGGCGAATTGCTCGACCCGAGCCTGGTCGGTGGCGTGAACAGCAGTGCTCCGGTCCTGGACCAAGTGCCGCTGTGGCTGGTCGGGCGCAAGGGCGAGCGCAGTTTCACCCGTGTCGAGCAGTTGTCCGGGCGCACCGTGGCGCTGACCAGTGCCAGTGCCGCCGGCGCGCTGATCCAGCAGATCAACCAGCACCTGGCGCTGCGCAAGCGCCCGCCCGTCAAGATCGAGTGGGTCGATTCGACCCTGGCGGTGGAGGACGTGCTGGAGATGGTCCAGGCCGGCATCTATCACCTGACCGTGGTGGAGCGGCCGATCGCGCTGCGCTGGGCTCGGGTAATGCCACGCCTGCGCCTGGATAGCCGCCTGCAACTGGGCCCGCCGCAAGCCATGCGCTGGTATGTGCGGCGTGATGCGACGCTGCTGCAGGCCACGGTCGATCGTTTTTTGCAGGGCTACCGTGCGCCGGAGAACCAGGACGCTGCCTTCGAGCGCATCTACCGGCGCCAGTACCGCGTGCACAACCCGCTTGCGCGCAAGGACCGTCAGCGCCTGGCTTCTGTGCGCGCGGTGCTGCAGAAACATGGCCAGGCGCAACAGATCGACTGGTTGAACCTTGCCGCTTTGGCCTTCAAGGAGTCGACCCTCAACCCGGCGGCGCGCGGCAGTGGCGGGGCGCATGGCCTGATGCAGATCACTCCTGCAGCTGCCCAACGGGTCGGGGTCAGCAATACCGCAACGGTGGATGGCAATGTCCAGGCCAGCGCCCGTTACCTGGCGTTGATACGCCGCAAGTTCTTTGCCAGCCCGCAGATCAACGAGCGTGAGCGCATGGCCTTTGTGCTGGCCGCCTACAACCTTGGGCCCGAGCGGGTCCAGGCCATGCGTGTCGAGGCTCGCAAGCGTGGCCTCAATGGCAATCAATGGTTCTTTCAGACCGAACGGGTCGCGATGGAGCAGGTGGGCATGGGGCCGGTGAACTTCGTCAACAGCGTGAACAAGTACTTCCTGGCGTTCAACCGTGAGCGTGCGGTGCTGGAGCGGAGGGCCAAGCGCTAA
- a CDS encoding ABC transporter permease — protein MKHMPLSRLCGLALRQLLRDIRASEVRVLFFALLVAVAASTAIGYFGARLNGAMQLRASEFLGADLVLQGSAPARQEQVDAGTALGLRHARVVEFTSVVGGDAGIQLSSIKAADGAYPLRGQVRSAPAPYAMETPGGGPPPGEVWVEPRLLAALGLSIGDSIDVGMKTLRMSRVLTYEPDRANNFYSLTPRVMMNLADLEATGVIQPGSRVSYRELWRGDAQALAQYRQGLEKNLAANQRLLDTRDGNRQIGGALGKAERYLNMASLVAVLLAGVAVALSASRYAARRLDASALLRCLGLSRHQALGLYCLQLAMLGLLAALVGALLGWLAQLGLFRLLHGLLPSVVPPGGILPALAGIATGLVALAGFALPPLAALGKVPPLRVLRRDLLPVPPSSWLVYGAALFALGLIMWRLSLDLLLTFALLGGGLLAALALGGLLLLGLRSLRQLLAGAPLPWRLGLGQLLRHPMAAAGQALAFGLILLAMALVALLRAELLDTWQAQLPKDAPNHFALNILPDDREPFAQRLHEVNAASAPLYPVTPGRLIQINEQPVQQIVSKDSAGERAVQRDLSLTWAADLPAGNALTAGNWWRALPAGDEIPGVSVEADLAASLKVQLGDLLTFDIGGEQRQARVSSLRSVHWDSFQPNFYMIFQPGTLQGLPTTYLTSFYLAAGHDLDVVALSRAFPAVTILQVDALLEQLRSILAQVTLAVEYVLLFVLAAGLAVLFAGLQATLDERIRQGALLRALGAARPLLVKARRIEFGLLGAASGALAALGCELITLVLYRYAFDLQWGPHPWLLILPLAGALLVGGAGVLGTRRALNASPLAVLREG, from the coding sequence ATGAAACATATGCCGCTTTCCCGCCTGTGCGGCCTGGCGCTGCGCCAGTTGTTGCGCGACATCCGCGCCAGCGAAGTGCGCGTGCTGTTCTTCGCCCTGCTGGTGGCCGTTGCCGCCAGCACCGCCATCGGTTATTTCGGTGCCCGCCTCAATGGCGCCATGCAGTTGCGCGCCAGCGAGTTCCTCGGCGCCGACCTGGTATTGCAAGGCAGTGCGCCGGCGCGTCAAGAGCAGGTCGATGCCGGCACCGCCCTGGGGCTGCGCCACGCACGGGTCGTGGAGTTCACCAGCGTGGTCGGTGGTGATGCCGGCATTCAGCTGTCGAGCATCAAGGCCGCCGATGGCGCCTACCCCCTGCGTGGCCAGGTACGCAGTGCACCGGCGCCGTATGCCATGGAAACCCCCGGTGGCGGCCCGCCGCCGGGCGAGGTCTGGGTCGAACCGCGCCTGCTGGCTGCCCTTGGCCTGAGCATCGGCGACAGCATCGATGTCGGCATGAAGACCCTGCGCATGAGCCGCGTTCTGACCTACGAACCGGACCGTGCCAACAACTTTTATAGCCTCACCCCGCGGGTGATGATGAACCTCGCCGACCTGGAGGCCACAGGGGTCATTCAGCCCGGCAGCCGGGTCAGCTACCGTGAGCTGTGGCGCGGCGATGCGCAGGCCCTGGCGCAGTACCGTCAGGGGCTGGAGAAGAACCTGGCGGCGAACCAGCGCCTGCTCGACACCCGCGATGGCAACCGGCAGATCGGGGGCGCCCTGGGCAAGGCCGAACGCTACCTGAACATGGCCAGCCTGGTAGCGGTGCTGCTGGCAGGCGTCGCCGTGGCACTGTCGGCCAGCCGCTATGCAGCGCGGCGCCTGGACGCCAGTGCACTGTTGCGCTGCCTGGGGTTGTCCCGCCACCAGGCGCTGGGCCTGTACTGCCTGCAACTGGCCATGCTCGGCCTGCTGGCAGCGCTGGTGGGCGCCCTACTCGGCTGGCTGGCGCAACTGGGCCTGTTCCGCCTGTTGCACGGTCTGCTGCCGAGCGTGGTGCCGCCTGGCGGCATCCTCCCGGCATTGGCCGGCATCGCCACCGGGCTGGTCGCACTGGCCGGTTTCGCCCTGCCCCCGCTCGCCGCCCTGGGCAAGGTGCCGCCACTGCGTGTACTGCGCCGCGACCTGCTGCCCGTGCCACCCAGCAGCTGGCTGGTCTACGGCGCCGCCCTGTTCGCGCTGGGCCTGATCATGTGGCGCCTGAGCCTCGACCTGCTGCTGACCTTCGCTCTGCTTGGCGGCGGGTTGCTTGCCGCGCTGGCACTGGGCGGCCTGCTGCTGCTTGGGCTGCGCAGCCTGCGGCAACTGCTGGCGGGCGCCCCGCTGCCCTGGCGCCTGGGCTTGGGCCAGTTGCTGCGCCACCCCATGGCTGCCGCGGGCCAGGCACTGGCGTTTGGCCTGATCCTGCTGGCCATGGCCCTGGTCGCCTTGCTGCGCGCCGAGCTGCTCGACACCTGGCAGGCACAACTGCCCAAGGACGCACCCAACCATTTCGCCCTGAACATCCTGCCCGACGACCGTGAGCCTTTTGCCCAGCGCCTGCACGAGGTGAACGCAGCCTCCGCACCGCTGTACCCGGTGACGCCTGGCCGGCTGATCCAGATCAACGAGCAACCCGTGCAACAGATCGTCAGCAAGGATTCCGCCGGCGAGCGCGCCGTTCAGCGCGACCTCAGCTTGACCTGGGCCGCCGACCTGCCCGCAGGCAATGCCTTGACTGCCGGCAACTGGTGGCGGGCGCTACCGGCTGGCGATGAAATCCCCGGCGTTTCGGTCGAAGCGGACCTTGCCGCCAGCCTGAAGGTGCAACTGGGCGACCTACTGACCTTCGACATTGGCGGCGAACAACGCCAGGCACGAGTCAGCAGCCTGCGCAGCGTGCACTGGGACAGCTTCCAGCCGAACTTCTACATGATCTTCCAGCCCGGCACCCTGCAGGGGCTGCCGACCACCTACTTGACCAGCTTCTACCTCGCGGCGGGTCATGACTTGGATGTGGTGGCCCTGTCGCGGGCGTTCCCGGCAGTGACCATCCTGCAAGTCGATGCCTTGCTGGAGCAGCTGCGCAGCATCCTCGCCCAGGTTACCCTGGCGGTGGAATATGTATTGCTGTTCGTCCTGGCGGCGGGGCTGGCCGTGCTGTTCGCAGGCTTGCAGGCAACGCTGGATGAACGCATTCGCCAAGGCGCATTGCTGCGCGCGCTTGGCGCTGCTCGACCGTTGCTGGTGAAAGCGCGGCGTATCGAGTTCGGGCTGCTGGGTGCGGCCAGTGGCGCCCTGGCAGCGCTAGGCTGTGAGTTGATTACCCTGGTGCTTTACCGCTATGCGTTCGACCTGCAGTGGGGCCCGCATCCGTGGCTGCTGATACTGCCGCTGGCGGGCGCACTACTGGTAGGCGGGGCTGGTGTGCTCGGGACTCGGCGGGCGCTTAATGCCAGCCCGTTGGCGGTGCTTCGAGAGGGGTAG
- a CDS encoding Lpp/OprI family alanine-zipper lipoprotein, producing MNNVLKFSALALAAVLATGCSSVSKETEARLTATEDAAARAQARADEAYRKADDAMAAAQKAQQTADEANERALRMLDKASRK from the coding sequence ATGAACAACGTTCTGAAATTCTCTGCTCTGGCTCTGGCCGCAGTTCTGGCTACCGGTTGCAGCAGCGTATCCAAAGAAACCGAAGCTCGTCTGACTGCGACTGAAGACGCAGCAGCTCGCGCTCAGGCCCGTGCTGACGAAGCCTACCGTAAGGCTGACGATGCAATGGCAGCCGCTCAGAAGGCTCAGCAGACCGCTGACGAAGCCAACGAGCGCGCTCTGCGTATGCTGGACAAAGCCAGCCGCAAGTAA
- a CDS encoding ABC transporter ATP-binding protein translates to MGPSILVAQNLSKVVPSAEGDLTILHALSLDLAQGDSLAIVGASGSGKSTLLGLLAGLDRPSAGKVILAGHDLGPLDEDQRARVRAEHVGFVFQSFQLLDSLNALENVMLPLELDGRRDAREQARTLLERVGLGKRLTHTPRQLSGGEQQRVAIARAFAAQPAVLFADEPTGNLDSHTGERISDLLFDLNKERGTTLVLVTHDERLASRCRRLIRLEAGRLVAPVEA, encoded by the coding sequence ATGGGCCCCAGCATTCTCGTTGCGCAGAACCTTAGCAAAGTGGTCCCCAGTGCGGAAGGTGACCTGACCATTCTGCACGCACTGTCCCTGGACCTCGCCCAGGGCGACAGCCTGGCCATCGTCGGCGCCTCGGGCTCGGGCAAATCTACCCTGCTCGGGCTGCTGGCCGGCCTGGACCGCCCCAGCGCCGGCAAGGTGATACTCGCCGGACACGACCTGGGCCCACTGGACGAAGACCAACGCGCCAGGGTTCGCGCCGAACATGTCGGCTTTGTGTTCCAGTCGTTCCAGCTGCTCGACAGCCTCAATGCACTGGAAAACGTCATGTTGCCACTGGAACTGGACGGCCGTCGCGATGCTCGCGAACAAGCCCGCACCTTGCTTGAACGGGTCGGTCTGGGCAAGCGCCTGACCCACACGCCACGCCAGCTGTCCGGTGGCGAGCAGCAGCGGGTGGCGATCGCCCGCGCCTTCGCTGCCCAACCGGCGGTGCTGTTCGCTGACGAACCTACCGGCAACCTCGACAGCCATACAGGCGAGCGTATCAGCGACCTGCTGTTCGACCTGAACAAGGAGCGCGGCACCACCCTGGTTCTGGTTACTCATGACGAGCGTCTGGCCAGCCGCTGCAGGCGCCTGATACGACTGGAAGCAGGCCGCCTGGTGGCGCCGGTGGAGGCCTGA
- a CDS encoding arylesterase translates to MRVWWLSAGLALYCLAQSAAAGTLLVVGDSISAGFGLDTRQGWVSLLQTRLRDEGFDDQVVNASISGDTSAGGQARLPALLAAHKPSLVVLELGGNDGLRGQPPEQLQQNLASMIERSRESGAKVVLLGMRLPPNYGVRYTTAFAKVYEQLAAEKQVALVPFFLEGVGGVPEMMQADGIHPAQGAQQRLLENAWPAIKPLL, encoded by the coding sequence ATGCGAGTGTGGTGGTTGAGTGCCGGTCTGGCCCTGTATTGCCTGGCCCAGAGCGCAGCGGCGGGAACCTTGCTGGTTGTTGGCGATAGTATCAGCGCCGGTTTTGGCCTGGATACCCGCCAGGGGTGGGTCTCTTTGTTGCAGACCCGGCTCAGGGACGAAGGTTTCGATGATCAGGTGGTCAACGCTTCGATCAGCGGCGACACCAGTGCAGGGGGCCAGGCGCGGCTGCCTGCGCTGCTTGCAGCGCACAAGCCCAGCCTAGTGGTGCTGGAATTGGGCGGCAACGACGGGCTGCGCGGGCAGCCTCCAGAGCAATTGCAACAAAATCTTGCCTCGATGATCGAGCGGTCACGCGAGTCCGGGGCCAAGGTCGTGCTGCTGGGCATGCGTCTGCCGCCCAATTATGGGGTGCGCTACACCACGGCGTTCGCCAAGGTTTATGAGCAGCTGGCAGCGGAGAAACAGGTGGCACTGGTGCCGTTTTTCCTCGAGGGCGTAGGGGGAGTGCCGGAGATGATGCAGGCCGATGGCATCCATCCGGCGCAGGGTGCCCAGCAGCGGTTGCTGGAAAATGCCTGGCCAGCGATAAAACCCTTGCTCTGA
- the greB gene encoding transcription elongation factor GreB produces the protein MSTNIITTEGHEALKKELDHLWRVYRPEITQKVAWAASLGDRSENADYQYNKKLLREIDRRVRYLRKRLEDVKVVAYSPQQEGKVFFGAWVEIENDDGETLKFRIVGYDEIYGRNDYISIDSPMARALLKKEKGDEVVVHTPTGEATWYVSSISYEQ, from the coding sequence TTGAGTACCAATATCATCACGACAGAAGGCCATGAAGCTCTGAAGAAAGAGTTGGACCATCTGTGGCGGGTGTATCGCCCGGAAATTACCCAGAAGGTGGCTTGGGCTGCCTCGCTGGGGGATCGCAGCGAGAATGCCGACTACCAGTACAACAAGAAGTTGCTGCGTGAGATCGACCGTCGGGTCCGATACCTGCGCAAGCGCCTCGAAGACGTCAAAGTGGTTGCCTATTCGCCGCAGCAGGAGGGCAAGGTCTTCTTCGGTGCCTGGGTGGAGATCGAAAATGATGACGGCGAAACCCTGAAGTTTCGCATCGTCGGGTACGACGAGATCTATGGACGCAATGACTATATCTCGATCGATTCGCCGATGGCGCGGGCCCTGCTCAAGAAAGAGAAGGGTGATGAGGTGGTGGTGCACACACCTACCGGCGAAGCGACCTGGTATGTAAGCAGCATAAGTTACGAACAGTAA